The nucleotide sequence AAAATATCAAATTTGAATTCCTTAGTTCTGTTGGTAATTGGAGATGGAATTCTGGTGATACAGTTAACTTTTATTTGGATCAAGAACTTGTGCAAAGTGATTATTTTGATGCACGAGGTATATATGTTGGAGATTCTCCACAGACTCAAATAGGATCAAGTATTAGTTATAACTTTCGCTTAGATAAAAATAACTCTGGATATATACAACTAAAGGGGATGTATTTTGACCGTTTCTTTTCTGATTATGATCCATTTACGCTAAATGAAGAAAAAGAAGTCTGGCAAATACCTAGTTATAGTTTATTTAGTCTCCATGTGGGAAATACACGTTATTTCAGAAATAGCAGTCTCAAGTTTAAATTTAATATCTTAAATTTACTCAACACAACATATATAAGTGATGCAGAAAATAATTCCAGCTATGTTGAAGACACACCAATGAACTCTGATGCTGCTTCAGCGTCGACATTTTTTGGATTAGGTAGAAAGTTAATTGCATCTATTGAATATAAATTTTAAAATTATGAATAAGTACATTTTATCTATATGTTTATTGATTAGTTTGGTTTCATTTAGTCAACCTAATGACTATTATGCATCATGTGCAGGCTTAAGTGGTACAGAGTTAAAAGCCGAATTACATAATATCATTAGAAATCATACTTCATTTTCCTATACAACAACTAAAAGTATACTAAGAGCTGCTGATGAAGACCCAAATAACCCATCAAATATAATACTGGCATATAGTGGAAATTCCATTGATAAATTTGATTTTTCCTCAAACTTTGAACCTGACTTCTGGAATAGAGAGCACGTTTGGCCTAAATCTCATGGAGATTTTGATGCTGGTGATCCATTCGAAGTACCATTGTATACTGATGCTCATAATTTAAAGCCTGTTGATGCTAGTATGAATACTACAAGAGGCGAAAAAGATTTTAATAATGGAGGCCAAATTGTTTTAAATGGAACTGTTGAAACAGATTGCTTAGATACTAACTCGACATTTGAACCAAGAGACGAAGTTAAGGGAGATATTGCCCGTATTATACTATATATGGACGTTCGATATGAGGGGAATGGACTAGGTGCTAACGAACCAAATCTAGTACCAGTAGATGGATTAACAACATATCCAAATCCTCAAATAGGTGTTTTATCTACNTTATTACAATGGCATGAACAAGATCTGCCTGATGCATTTGAAAGAAAGAGAAATGATGTCATATATGACTGGCAAGGAAATCGAAATCCATTCATTGATTATCCTGAATTTGTCAATTATATTTATTCTGAAGAACCAACTATAAATTCAATTCAAATTGAAAATGTTCAAACTCCGAATCCAATAAGTGGAGGNGAGATATTTACTATTACAGCAAATGTGATAAGTTCGATAAATTGCCCTGTAACAGATGCAATACTAAATTACGGTAATAGTTGGTATGACCAGTCTAATAGTATTGTCATGTCTATTAATGAAGATGGTGAATACGAAGCAGAAATTCCTGCACAAATTTATAANTCTATGTTTTGTTATTCTATCACAGCTACAATCTGTGATGAAGCCTCTCAAAGCTTTTTTGGTTCAGAGATAATTCCTCCATTACCATTTGAAGGAATCATAACTCCTATTAGTGAAATTCAAGGACAATCCGAATTTTCTCCATTTGAAGGGCAATCTGTAAATACAACCGGTATTGTAACAGGTGCTTTTGCAAATAGCTTTTATATACAAGATGGTGCAACGCCTTGGTCTGGTATATATATTTATAGCGGAGGTGCACTGCCATCAATGGGAGATAGTGTAATTGTATCGGGCGATATAAGTGAATTTTGTTGGGATGGTAGCCCCTGCAACTGTAGTGCTTGTGGAGGCGCAGGAGTAACAGAATTTTATCAGCCCGAAGACATATACATTATTAGCAATAACAACCCTTTACCTGAGCCATTATTAGTAACTAGTGGAACTGCTTTATCTGAAGAATATGAGGGAGTATTAATTAGAATGGAAAATGTCGAATGTGTATCATTACCTGGAGGATTTGGAGTTTGGGAAGTTAATGACGGGAGTGGAAGTTGTGGTATTCATAATACCCCAGACGGCTATGAATTTGACCCAGTAATTGGAGACACATATAATATAACTGGGATAGTTACATCTACCTTTAATGATTGGAAAGTAGACTTAAGAATTCCCTCTGATGTAGAAAGTGGACCTGATGAAAATGCGCCATTTATATCAACCCATAGTTGTTTTCAAGTAGGTAATAATTATTATGTATATATATACTTTAATGAACCTATTGATCCCAATTATATCTACTCTGATAATTTTTTCATCACAAATGCAACTATAACAGATATTACAACTGACATGTTTGATCCCACAAAAATTACTTTAACATTAGATAATATTGTCTCTTCTAATATTGGTTTAATAATTACAGAANTAGGAGACCTTTTGGGCAATATCGGTTCTAACCTAACCTATTCCATTGATTGCGATTTTCAAACTAGTTTAATGAATTGGGAAAAAGAAAATTCCTTTTTTCCAAATCCAAGTGAAGGAACTATTCACATTAATTTAATTGAAAAATCTAACGTAGTTAATATATATAATTGCTTTGGACAAATAGTCTACAATACTGTATTAAATGCTGGACAAAATAAAATTGATCTTAAAAAATCTGGACTTTATTATATGGAGGTCAATGGTGGATCCAAAGAACCTCTATTAATTATAAACTAGCAAATTGCATTAATATACCGCACAGCCAAGCCGCATATGTACCTAATGCATAGCCTAAGACTGCCAATAATACTCCCACTGGTGCTAGTGATGGATGAAAAGCAGAAGCNACTANAGGAGCAGATGCTGCCCCNCCTACATTAGCTTGACTTCCAACAGCCACAAAAAAGAATGGAGCTCTTATAATTTTAGCAACAATTAATAATAAAATTACATGAATTAACATCCATATTAATCCGAGCAAAAAAATACCAGGAGCATCCAAAATTGCTAATGCATTCATCTTCATTCCTATAGTAGCAACTAAAATATATAAAAATATTGAGCCTATAGTTGAAGCGCCAGCACCTTCNTATTGTCTAAATTTTGTAAATGATAAGACTAAACCACCTGTAGTCGCAACAACAATAAGCCAAAAAAACTTACTCGTCAAACTAAATTTAGATAGAAAAGGAAAGTTCATCTGAATATATGGAGCCATAATATCTGCAAAAGCATGTGCAAGTCCCGTCATACCAAATGCAATTGACAATATAACCATAAAGTCTATAAAAGAGGGAATACGTTGATTTTTTTCCTTGAACTTAATTAATTGATTTTTTAAATCATCTATCGCTGAAGCATCTGCTTTTAACCAAGCATCCATTTTTTTACTAATTCCTGCTCCATATAATAAAAAGCCCATCCATATATTAGCAACAATAACATCTACTGTAATCATAGAACTAAAAATTTGATCATTTACATCAAACATTTCTTTCATTGCTGCTTGATTAGCTCCACCACCAATCCAACTACCAGCGACAGTNCTTAGTCCTCTCCATAAATCATCCGATGATATAGGTATAATATTGGGAAAAAGATGCGTAACTAAAATTAAACTTAAAGGACCTCCNATTAAAATACCCATTGTTCCCGTTAAAAACATAATAATAGCTTTAGGGCCGAGGTTTCTTATTTTCTGTAAATCAATACTTAATGTTAAAAGAATTAAACTGGCTGGTAATAAATATCTTGAAGCAATATAATAAAGATTTGACTCCTCGCCTGAAATCACTCCTAAACTATTAAATATAGAAGGGATAAAGTAACATAATAATAAAGCTGGCACATATTTAAAAAAAATCTTAATTTGATAAACATTGCTTTTTTCTAAAACAAAAATGATAGTTAACATAACGATTAAGAAGCCTAGAACTGTCGCATCATTATTGAAAATTGCCATATAATTCATAATTTCATGTATTTAAAATGTTATTAATTGTTTTTAAAAAAATTGTCTTTTGATCAAAATGAACCCAATGGCCTGAATCAGGTATATTGAATAATTTAAAATTAGGAAAAAAGCTATTAATTATTGGTAAATCTGAATCTAAAATATAATTAGATTTCTGACCTTTAATAAAANAACTAAAACCATTCCATGTATTTTCTAATAATTCAAAATTCATTAATTGATCTAGAGATTGATAAATAGATTCTATATTAAATCTGAACTTTAATTCTTTATCATTTATCCAATATAAATTTTTTAATAGAAACTGAATCATATTCATATCAAACTCATTTTTCATCAATATTTGCTCAACTTCTTTTCTACGGGTAATTTTTGATAGTTGAACTTCACGTAATAATGAAACTAAATTTTTATGAGTTTGTGGGTATTTTTTTGGAGCAATATCAACAATAATTAATTTA is from Flavobacteriales bacterium TMED191 and encodes:
- a CDS encoding T9SS C-terminal target domain-containing protein, which codes for MNKYILSICLLISLVSFSQPNDYYASCAGLSGTELKAELHNIIRNHTSFSYTTTKSILRAADEDPNNPSNIILAYSGNSIDKFDFSSNFEPDFWNREHVWPKSHGDFDAGDPFEVPLYTDAHNLKPVDASMNTTRGEKDFNNGGQIVLNGTVETDCLDTNSTFEPRDEVKGDIARIILYMDVRYEGNGLGANEPNLVPVDGLTTYPNPQIGVLSTLLQWHEQDLPDAFERKRNDVIYDWQGNRNPFIDYPEFVNYIYSEEPTINSIQIENVQTPNPISGGEIFTITANVISSINCPVTDAILNYGNSWYDQSNSIVMSINEDGEYEAEIPAQIYXSMFCYSITATICDEASQSFFGSEIIPPLPFEGIITPISEIQGQSEFSPFEGQSVNTTGIVTGAFANSFYIQDGATPWSGIYIYSGGALPSMGDSVIVSGDISEFCWDGSPCNCSACGGAGVTEFYQPEDIYIISNNNPLPEPLLVTSGTALSEEYEGVLIRMENVECVSLPGGFGVWEVNDGSGSCGIHNTPDGYEFDPVIGDTYNITGIVTSTFNDWKVDLRIPSDVESGPDENAPFISTHSCFQVGNNYYVYIYFNEPIDPNYIYSDNFFITNATITDITTDMFDPTKITLTLDNIVSSNIGLIITEXGDLLGNIGSNLTYSIDCDFQTSLMNWEKENSFFPNPSEGTIHINLIEKSNVVNIYNCFGQIVYNTVLNAGQNKIDLKKSGLYYMEVNGGSKEPLLIIN
- a CDS encoding DUF819 family protein, encoding MNYMAIFNNDATVLGFLIVMLTIIFVLEKSNVYQIKIFFKYVPALLLCYFIPSIFNSLGVISGEESNLYYIASRYLLPASLILLTLSIDLQKIRNLGPKAIIMFLTGTMGILXGGPLSLILVTHLFPNIIPISSDDLWRGLXTVAGSWIGGGANQAAMKEMFDVNDQIFSSMITVDVIVANIWMGFLLYGAGISKKMDAWLKADASAIDDLKNQLIKFKEKNQRIPSFIDFMVILSIAFGMTGLAHAFADIMAPYIQMNFPFLSKFSLTSKFFWLIVVATTGGLVLSFTKFRQXEGAGASTIGSIFLYILVATIGMKMNALAILDAPGIFLLGLIWMLIHVILLLIVAKIIRAPFFFVAVGSQANVGGAASAPXVASAFHPSLAPVGVLLAVLGYALGTYAAWLCGILMQFASL
- a CDS encoding alpha/beta fold hydrolase, with the protein product MILNSKIIGEGPSLIILHGLFGSLDNWFSIAKYLSANFQVHILDQRNHGKSFHDITHNYNDMCSDLFNYVSHYSLANTHLLGHSMGGKTAMYFALKYPEIINKLIIVDIAPKKYPQTHKNLVSLLREVQLSKITRRKEVEQILMKNEFDMNMIQFLLKNLYWINDKELKFRFNIESIYQSLDQLMNFELLENTWNGFSXFIKGQKSNYILDSDLPIINSFFPNFKLFNIPDSGHWVHFDQKTIFLKTINNILNT